In a genomic window of Vicinamibacterales bacterium:
- a CDS encoding TetR/AcrR family transcriptional regulator produces the protein MPAPATRPGRESKEAVVAAFRRRALLAAASRVFGRKGFEPATMDEIATEAGVAKGTIYLYYPSKRAIYEATFASSLAEITAVTDAGVHAAPTPRAAIAAFVEARVRYFQEHPDAFRLYVTEVSRLVADRGPRRGACRMALDGHTRSLEAVFAAAVGRGEMRGVDPAAAAHAVFDITRGLVARRLLTCAESDAARDVAFLVELIWTGLAPGPHREGPTA, from the coding sequence ATGCCTGCTCCCGCCACGCGCCCCGGGCGCGAATCCAAAGAAGCCGTCGTCGCCGCGTTCCGCCGCCGGGCCCTGCTGGCCGCGGCGTCCCGCGTGTTCGGGCGGAAGGGCTTCGAGCCCGCCACGATGGACGAGATCGCCACCGAGGCCGGCGTCGCCAAGGGCACGATCTACCTGTACTACCCGTCGAAGCGCGCCATCTACGAGGCGACCTTCGCGAGCAGCCTGGCCGAGATCACGGCCGTCACCGACGCCGGAGTTCACGCGGCGCCGACGCCGCGCGCCGCCATCGCCGCCTTCGTCGAGGCGCGCGTGCGGTACTTCCAGGAGCATCCCGACGCCTTCCGCCTGTATGTGACCGAGGTCAGCCGCCTGGTGGCCGACCGCGGCCCGCGGCGGGGCGCGTGCCGGATGGCCCTCGACGGTCACACCCGCTCGCTCGAGGCGGTGTTCGCCGCCGCCGTCGGGCGGGGCGAGATGCGCGGCGTGGACCCGGCGGCCGCCGCCCACGCCGTCTTCGACATCACGCGCGGGCTCGTGGCCCGGCGCCTGCTGACGTGCGCGGAGTCGGACGCCGCCCGTGATGTCGCGTTCCTCGTGGAGCTCATCTGGACGGGCCTGGCGCCCGGACCGCATCGAGAAGGACCAACCGCATGA
- a CDS encoding HlyD family secretion protein has translation MAGGVQSSRGIARWVVLAAVVVVLVAGAVVLAGRGKESTDDAQLEGRITQIATRVGGPIVALEVSDNQHVEAGTVLARIDPREYEIAVARAKAELADAKATAAAAGSSVPIAAVSTSNDVRTATSAVDEADAGVAVAARQVEAAKAQLVATQARTREREANAVKAERDVERLGPLVAKEEIAQQQFDAAKATADAARAAVEAAQSDAAAAATAVSVAEQRARQARAAAVRAHAGLEEARTAPEQLQATRSRAEAAEARVQQAEAALANAELNLERTVIKAPTAGIVSRRSVEVGQTVQGMQPLMALVSRDEVWVVANFKETQLADVKAGQPATISVDALDGRTFTGTVDSLGAATGAKFSLLPPENATGNFVKVVQRVPVKIVLAPGQDPDHRLRPGLSVTASVSTR, from the coding sequence ATGGCGGGTGGAGTTCAATCGTCGCGGGGCATCGCCCGCTGGGTCGTGCTGGCGGCGGTGGTGGTCGTGCTCGTGGCGGGCGCCGTCGTCCTCGCGGGACGAGGGAAGGAATCCACCGACGACGCGCAGCTCGAGGGCCGCATCACCCAGATCGCCACGCGGGTGGGCGGGCCGATCGTCGCCCTCGAAGTGAGCGACAACCAGCACGTCGAGGCCGGCACGGTGCTCGCGCGCATCGACCCGCGCGAGTACGAGATCGCCGTGGCGCGCGCGAAGGCCGAGCTCGCCGACGCGAAGGCCACGGCGGCCGCCGCCGGGTCGAGCGTGCCGATCGCGGCCGTGTCCACGTCGAACGACGTCCGGACGGCCACGAGCGCCGTGGACGAGGCCGACGCCGGCGTGGCCGTGGCCGCCCGCCAGGTGGAGGCGGCGAAGGCGCAGCTGGTCGCCACGCAGGCCCGTACCCGCGAGCGGGAGGCCAATGCCGTCAAGGCCGAGCGTGACGTGGAGCGGCTGGGCCCGCTCGTGGCCAAGGAAGAGATCGCCCAGCAGCAGTTCGACGCCGCGAAGGCGACGGCCGACGCGGCCCGCGCCGCCGTCGAGGCCGCGCAGTCGGATGCGGCCGCGGCGGCCACCGCCGTGAGCGTCGCCGAGCAGCGCGCCCGGCAGGCCCGGGCGGCCGCGGTCAGGGCGCACGCGGGGCTGGAAGAGGCGCGCACCGCGCCCGAGCAGCTCCAGGCCACGCGCTCCCGCGCGGAAGCCGCGGAAGCCCGCGTCCAGCAGGCCGAGGCGGCCCTGGCCAACGCCGAGCTCAACCTCGAACGCACCGTGATCAAGGCGCCCACCGCCGGCATCGTGAGCCGCCGGTCGGTGGAGGTGGGGCAGACGGTGCAGGGCATGCAGCCGCTGATGGCGCTGGTCTCGCGCGACGAGGTGTGGGTCGTGGCGAACTTCAAGGAGACGCAGCTCGCCGACGTCAAGGCCGGGCAGCCCGCCACCATCTCGGTGGACGCGCTCGACGGGCGGACGTTCACGGGCACCGTGGACAGCCTCGGCGCGGCCACGGGCGCGAAGTTCAGCCTGCTGCCGCCCGAGAACGCCACCGGGAACTTCGTGAAGGTCGTGCAGCGGGTGCCGGTCAAGATCGTGCTCGCGCCGGGCCAGGATCCGGACCACCGCCTGCGGCCCGGCCTCTCGGTGA
- a CDS encoding TolC family protein gives MTRTRAVVALATLLAAPPLAAAQSPGGSAPPSPFLGSAPRGTATAEPLALSMKEALDRALDANLGLLLQEDAARGARGARWRALADLLPRVSGTVSERRQVINLEAFGFPAPEPIVGPFNVFDMRVGLSQPIVDLTALYTARAAASTARAADAGVRSARELVVLVAVNLYLEAVTAASRVDVVKAQQETAAAVKRQAEDLKTSGLVAGIDVLRADVQVQQERQKRIQADNALEKALLRLGRAIGVPPGQALTLTDPMPYAPLAAVPVAQALADAYAHRPDYAAAKSRLESAESLARAATAEYLPSLRLDADYGTIGQTVGSTHPTYAVAATVRVPIFEGGRTRARRIEADAVVRQRRDELDDLTGRIDMEVREAFLDLTAATERLATAETTVALTSEQLTQARDRFAAGVTGSLEVTQAQEAAAVAADGRLDALYQHNLAKAALARAVGTAEQAVTAFLEGAK, from the coding sequence ATGACGAGAACCCGCGCCGTCGTCGCGCTGGCGACGCTCCTGGCCGCGCCGCCGCTCGCCGCCGCCCAGAGCCCCGGCGGGTCGGCGCCGCCCAGTCCCTTCCTCGGCAGCGCGCCGCGGGGCACGGCCACCGCCGAGCCGCTGGCGCTGTCGATGAAGGAGGCGCTCGATCGCGCGCTCGACGCCAACCTCGGGCTGCTCCTGCAGGAGGACGCGGCGCGGGGCGCGCGCGGCGCACGCTGGCGGGCCCTCGCCGATCTGCTCCCGCGCGTGTCGGGCACCGTCTCGGAGCGCCGGCAGGTGATCAACCTCGAGGCGTTCGGGTTCCCGGCGCCGGAGCCCATCGTGGGCCCCTTCAACGTGTTCGACATGCGCGTCGGCCTCTCGCAGCCGATCGTGGACCTCACGGCCCTCTACACGGCGCGCGCCGCCGCGTCGACCGCCCGCGCCGCCGACGCCGGTGTCCGGTCGGCCCGGGAACTCGTCGTGCTCGTCGCCGTGAACCTCTACCTGGAGGCCGTGACGGCCGCCAGCCGCGTGGACGTCGTGAAGGCGCAGCAGGAGACGGCCGCCGCGGTCAAACGGCAGGCGGAGGACCTCAAGACCTCCGGGCTCGTCGCGGGCATCGACGTCCTGCGCGCCGACGTCCAGGTGCAGCAGGAGCGCCAGAAGCGGATCCAGGCGGACAACGCCCTGGAGAAGGCGCTGCTGCGCCTCGGGCGCGCGATCGGCGTCCCGCCGGGGCAGGCGCTGACCCTGACCGACCCGATGCCGTACGCGCCGCTGGCCGCCGTGCCCGTCGCCCAGGCGCTGGCCGACGCGTACGCGCACCGGCCCGACTACGCCGCGGCGAAGAGCCGCCTCGAGAGTGCCGAGTCCCTGGCCCGGGCCGCCACGGCCGAGTACCTGCCGTCGCTGCGGCTCGACGCCGACTACGGGACCATCGGCCAGACGGTGGGCAGCACGCACCCGACGTATGCCGTCGCGGCGACGGTGCGCGTGCCGATCTTCGAGGGCGGTCGCACGCGCGCCCGCCGCATCGAGGCCGACGCCGTCGTGCGGCAGCGGCGCGACGAGCTCGACGACCTCACCGGCCGGATCGACATGGAGGTCCGCGAGGCGTTCCTCGACCTCACGGCCGCCACAGAGCGGCTGGCGACGGCCGAGACGACGGTCGCCCTGACGTCCGAGCAGCTGACCCAGGCGCGCGACCGCTTCGCGGCCGGCGTGACCGGCAGCCTCGAGGTGACGCAGGCCCAGGAGGCGGCGGCCGTCGCCGCCGACGGGCGGCTCGACGCGCTCTATCAGCACAACCTGGCCAAGGCCGCCCTGGCGCGCGCCGTGGGCACGGCGGAACAGGCGGTCACGGCATTTCTGGAAGGGGCGAAGTGA
- a CDS encoding alanine racemase has protein sequence MLRAEIPTPALLLDLDAFESNVAAMAGFVAARGKALRPHAKTHKCPEIARRLLAAGAVGACTAKLGEAEVFADHGIGGLLVTTAVVGPAKAGRAARLAARAPDTIVVADDVGQVRLLDAAAGAAGVRLRVAVDLYFGRTGVPPGDPAREVARAIDEAPYLVFAGLQAYDATASHTRGFAARRARTEGTMAEAVATRRLLEADGIACPLVSAGSTGSYRFDAELDGLTELQPGSFIFMDTDYLAIGGEDGGDAYDDFTPALSVVTTVVSVHGDEAIVDGGYKSFATDRVFTPVPVDRPDLAYAWAGDEHGRIDMRRAARRLAVGDRVEFRAPHCDPTVNLYDAIHALRGDLVEGVWPIAARGKSQ, from the coding sequence ATGCTCCGCGCCGAGATTCCCACGCCAGCCCTCCTCCTCGATCTCGACGCGTTCGAGTCCAACGTCGCCGCCATGGCCGGGTTCGTCGCCGCGCGCGGCAAGGCCCTGCGGCCGCACGCCAAGACCCACAAGTGTCCCGAGATCGCCCGCCGCCTCCTGGCCGCCGGCGCCGTGGGCGCCTGCACGGCGAAGCTCGGCGAGGCCGAGGTGTTCGCCGATCACGGCATCGGCGGACTGCTCGTTACGACGGCCGTCGTCGGCCCCGCCAAGGCCGGGCGCGCCGCCCGGCTCGCGGCGCGCGCGCCGGACACCATCGTCGTGGCCGACGACGTGGGGCAGGTGCGGCTCCTCGACGCGGCCGCCGGCGCGGCCGGCGTCAGGCTGCGCGTGGCCGTCGATCTCTACTTCGGGCGCACCGGCGTGCCCCCCGGCGATCCCGCCCGCGAGGTGGCTCGCGCCATCGACGAGGCGCCGTACCTGGTGTTCGCGGGGCTGCAGGCCTACGATGCCACCGCGTCGCACACGCGCGGATTCGCCGCGCGGCGGGCCCGCACCGAAGGCACGATGGCCGAGGCCGTCGCCACCCGGCGGCTGCTCGAAGCCGACGGCATCGCCTGCCCGCTCGTGTCGGCGGGCTCGACCGGCAGCTACCGGTTCGATGCCGAGCTGGACGGCCTCACGGAACTGCAGCCGGGCAGCTTCATCTTCATGGACACGGACTACCTGGCCATCGGCGGCGAGGACGGCGGCGACGCCTACGACGACTTCACGCCCGCGCTGTCGGTCGTGACGACCGTCGTCAGCGTGCACGGCGATGAGGCGATCGTGGACGGCGGCTACAAGTCGTTCGCCACCGACCGCGTCTTCACGCCGGTGCCCGTGGATCGACCCGACCTCGCCTACGCGTGGGCCGGCGACGAGCACGGCCGGATCGACATGCGCCGCGCGGCCCGCCGCCTGGCGGTGGGCGATCGGGTCGAGTTCCGGGCCCCGCACTGCGATCCCACGGTGAACCTCTACGACGCCATCCACGCCCTCAGGGGCGATCTCGTCGAGGGCGTGTGGCCCATCGCGGCGCGCGGGAAGAGCCAGTAG